Proteins encoded in a region of the Clostridium beijerinckii genome:
- the fba gene encoding class II fructose-1,6-bisphosphate aldolase has translation MLTSAKEMLNKARQGKYAVGQFNINNLEWTKAILLTAQENNSPVILGVSEGAGKYMTGYKTVSAMVKAMIEELNITVPVALHLDHGSYEGAKKCIEAGFSSIMFDGSHYPIAENIEKTKELVAITNEKGLSLEAEVGSIGGEEDGVVGKGEVADPNECKQIAELGVTMLAAGIGNIHGKYPANWAGLDFDALAKIEEAVGTSMPLVLHGGTGIPEDMIKKAISLGVAKINVNTECQLSFQEATRKYIEAGKDLEGKGFDPRKLLNPGFEAIKATVKEKMELFGSVNRA, from the coding sequence ATGTTAACATCAGCTAAAGAAATGTTAAACAAAGCTAGACAAGGAAAATACGCAGTTGGTCAATTCAACATCAACAACTTAGAATGGACTAAAGCTATATTATTAACTGCACAAGAAAATAATTCACCAGTTATCTTAGGTGTATCTGAAGGTGCTGGAAAATATATGACAGGATATAAGACTGTATCTGCAATGGTTAAAGCAATGATAGAAGAATTAAACATCACTGTACCAGTTGCTTTACATTTAGATCACGGTAGCTATGAAGGTGCAAAAAAATGTATCGAAGCTGGATTTTCATCAATCATGTTCGATGGATCTCACTATCCAATAGCTGAAAATATTGAAAAAACTAAAGAATTAGTTGCTATAACTAATGAAAAAGGACTTTCTTTAGAAGCAGAAGTTGGTTCAATTGGTGGAGAAGAAGACGGAGTTGTAGGTAAAGGTGAAGTTGCTGATCCAAATGAATGTAAACAAATCGCTGAATTAGGAGTTACTATGTTAGCTGCTGGTATTGGAAACATTCATGGAAAATACCCTGCAAACTGGGCTGGATTAGATTTTGATGCATTAGCTAAAATTGAAGAAGCTGTAGGAACTTCAATGCCATTAGTATTACATGGTGGTACTGGAATCCCTGAAGATATGATAAAGAAAGCTATATCTCTTGGAGTAGCTAAGATCAATGTTAATACTGAATGCCAATTATCATTCCAAGAAGCTACTAGAAAATATATTGAAGCTGGAAAAGATTTAGAAGGAAAAGGATTTGACCCAAGAAAGTTATTAAATCCTGGATTCGAAGCTATCAAAGCTACAGTTAAAGAAAAAATGGAATTATTCGGTTCAGTAAACAGAGCTTAA
- a CDS encoding CarD family transcriptional regulator: MFNIGDRVVYPSQGIGIIDVIEEKELNGEKIKCYIIHLINNTMKLTLPISTANTSNMRLISDIKTLENSLKHVDRFVAEAEKFSKINYKERRSVSKIKIKSGTFDEFLELIFDLTQLKKWHSLNSSEKQMLNYIKKIVIEEIAQAKGLTSNEASELLDLSINLNKLS, encoded by the coding sequence TTGTTTAACATAGGAGATAGAGTTGTATACCCAAGTCAAGGAATAGGAATAATTGATGTTATAGAAGAAAAAGAACTCAATGGTGAAAAAATAAAATGCTATATAATACACTTAATTAATAATACTATGAAGTTAACTTTGCCTATTAGTACAGCAAATACATCTAATATGAGGTTAATAAGTGATATTAAAACTTTGGAGAATAGCTTAAAACATGTAGATAGATTTGTGGCGGAGGCAGAGAAGTTTTCTAAAATTAATTATAAAGAAAGAAGAAGCGTGAGCAAAATAAAAATAAAATCAGGTACATTTGATGAATTTCTTGAATTAATCTTTGATCTAACACAATTAAAAAAATGGCATAGTTTAAATTCAAGTGAAAAACAAATGTTAAATTATATAAAGAAAATTGTTATAGAGGAGATAGCTCAAGCTAAAGGATTAACAAGCAATGAAGCTTCTGAGTTATTAGATCTTTCAATCAATTTAAATAAGTTAAGTTAA
- a CDS encoding zinc-ribbon domain-containing protein translates to MTDKTLVCRDCGEEFVFTVGEQEFYQEKGFTNEPTRCISCRRIKKEQNNRR, encoded by the coding sequence ATGACAGATAAGACTTTAGTATGCAGAGATTGTGGAGAAGAATTTGTTTTCACTGTGGGAGAACAAGAATTCTACCAAGAAAAAGGATTTACTAATGAACCTACAAGATGTATATCTTGCAGAAGAATTAAAAAGGAACAAAATAATAGAAGATAA
- a CDS encoding CoA-disulfide reductase — MDRKIIIIGGVAGGASTAARLRRLDENAEIIMIEKGEYISFANCGLPYYIGETIDERGKLIVQTVEEMSSKFNLDIRNLNEAISIDKENKKVRVRNIRTKEEYDETYDILVLSPGAAPIRPKIPGIEECSSLFTLRNIPDTDRIKAYVDNNKPKHATVIGGGFIGLEMVENLHARGIDVTLIEASDQVMAPLDIEMASILHEHLIDKNVELILKNGVSEFKDNGKKIILDSGKEIKTDMIILSIGVRPETAIARQANLKLNERGAIIVDKFMKTSDSSIYALGDAVEVIDFVNKKPTMIPLAWPANRQGRIVADNICGKNVEYKGTLGSSVAKIFDYTVATTGNNEKILKRLGIEYETIHIHPGSHAGYYPGSFPISLKMLFDPKSGKIFGAQGVGIDGVEKRIDVLATAIKGNLTVFDLQDIEPCYAPPYNSAKDPVNMLGYYASNIVEGITKTIQWDEIDSLDKEKSAIIDIREEFELVTGTLKNSIHIPLEKLRDRLNEIPRNKDIYVTCQVGLRGYIACRILEQNGIKCTNIDGGMKTYLYVKRAKEMIRNQFEKSERINNEVAAMREENIDLGKVNADIKLNACGLQCPGPIKRVFEEVKKMESGSVLEVKASDPGFSKDIKSWCDSTGNTLLKSEFDNKGKAFVAYIQKGRELKSVEKTLSPKTAEKNGATLVVFSGDLDKAIASFIIATGAASMGKEVTMFFTFWGLNILKSQDKPSVTKDIMEKMFDTMLPAHAGKLPLSQMNMMGMGPVMIKKIMKKHNVDSLETLIKNAIDMGVKVVACSMSMELMGIKKEEFIDGVEIGGVASYLGSTEGSGLNLFI, encoded by the coding sequence ATGGATAGAAAAATTATTATTATTGGTGGAGTTGCTGGAGGTGCCTCAACAGCAGCTAGACTTAGAAGGTTAGATGAAAATGCTGAAATTATTATGATAGAAAAAGGTGAATATATATCTTTTGCTAATTGTGGACTTCCATATTATATAGGAGAGACCATTGATGAAAGAGGGAAACTAATAGTTCAAACTGTAGAGGAAATGAGTAGTAAGTTTAATTTAGATATAAGAAATTTAAATGAAGCTATTAGCATAGATAAGGAAAACAAAAAAGTTAGAGTAAGAAATATTAGAACAAAGGAAGAGTATGATGAAACTTATGATATTTTAGTTTTATCTCCAGGAGCAGCACCAATCAGACCTAAAATACCTGGAATAGAGGAATGTAGTAGTTTATTCACTCTTAGAAATATACCAGATACAGATAGAATTAAAGCTTATGTGGATAATAATAAACCAAAACATGCAACAGTAATAGGTGGAGGATTTATAGGCTTAGAGATGGTAGAAAATCTTCATGCTAGGGGAATAGATGTTACACTTATAGAAGCAAGTGATCAGGTTATGGCTCCTCTTGATATAGAAATGGCAAGTATATTACATGAACATTTAATAGATAAAAATGTTGAACTAATATTAAAAAATGGAGTGTCTGAATTTAAAGACAATGGAAAAAAAATTATACTTGATAGCGGAAAAGAAATAAAAACGGATATGATAATATTATCAATTGGAGTTAGGCCAGAAACAGCAATTGCAAGGCAAGCTAATCTTAAATTAAATGAAAGAGGCGCTATTATAGTTGATAAATTTATGAAAACTTCAGATTCAAGCATCTATGCATTGGGAGATGCAGTAGAAGTCATAGACTTTGTAAATAAAAAACCAACAATGATTCCTTTAGCTTGGCCTGCAAACAGACAAGGTAGGATAGTAGCCGATAATATATGTGGAAAAAACGTTGAATATAAAGGTACTCTTGGATCATCTGTTGCAAAGATATTTGATTATACGGTAGCTACAACAGGCAATAATGAAAAGATATTAAAAAGGTTAGGTATAGAATATGAAACAATACATATACACCCAGGTTCTCATGCTGGATATTACCCAGGATCTTTTCCTATATCCTTAAAGATGTTGTTCGATCCAAAGTCAGGGAAAATATTTGGAGCACAAGGTGTGGGAATTGATGGCGTTGAGAAACGTATAGATGTTTTAGCAACAGCTATTAAAGGGAATCTTACAGTTTTTGATTTGCAAGATATTGAGCCGTGTTATGCACCTCCATACAATTCTGCAAAAGATCCAGTTAATATGCTTGGATATTATGCATCAAATATTGTGGAAGGAATAACGAAAACAATTCAATGGGATGAAATTGATAGCTTAGATAAAGAAAAATCAGCAATTATAGATATAAGAGAAGAATTTGAATTAGTTACAGGTACTTTAAAAAATTCTATTCATATTCCTCTAGAAAAATTAAGAGATAGATTAAATGAAATCCCAAGAAACAAGGATATATATGTTACATGCCAAGTCGGTCTAAGAGGATATATTGCTTGCAGAATACTTGAACAAAATGGAATAAAATGTACAAATATAGATGGAGGAATGAAAACATATCTATATGTAAAGAGAGCTAAAGAAATGATTAGAAATCAGTTTGAAAAGAGTGAGAGAATTAATAATGAGGTAGCCGCAATGAGGGAAGAAAATATAGATTTAGGCAAAGTAAATGCTGATATTAAGCTGAATGCATGTGGCCTTCAATGTCCAGGACCAATAAAAAGAGTGTTTGAAGAAGTTAAGAAAATGGAAAGTGGAAGTGTTTTAGAAGTTAAAGCAAGTGACCCTGGATTTAGTAAGGATATAAAATCATGGTGCGACTCAACAGGAAATACATTACTAAAATCAGAATTTGATAATAAAGGAAAAGCATTTGTAGCGTATATTCAAAAGGGAAGAGAATTAAAATCAGTAGAAAAAACACTATCTCCGAAAACTGCTGAAAAAAATGGAGCTACATTAGTAGTATTTAGTGGGGATCTAGATAAAGCAATAGCTTCGTTTATTATAGCTACAGGAGCGGCATCTATGGGAAAAGAAGTTACTATGTTCTTTACTTTTTGGGGATTAAATATATTAAAAAGCCAAGATAAGCCTAGTGTAACTAAAGATATTATGGAAAAAATGTTTGATACTATGCTCCCAGCACATGCTGGTAAATTACCATTATCACAAATGAACATGATGGGTATGGGGCCTGTTATGATAAAGAAGATAATGAAAAAGCATAATGTTGATAGCTTAGAAACATTAATAAAAAATGCTATAGATATGGGGGTTAAAGTGGTAGCGTGTTCTATGAGCATGGAGTTAATGGGTATTAAAAAAGAAGAATTTATTGATGGGGTTGAAATTGGTGGAGTTGCTTCATATTTAGGATCAACAGAAGGTTCTGGACTAAATTTATTTATTTAA
- a CDS encoding SoxR reducing system RseC family protein, which translates to MKARNSMRDLEKGSNLKTKKKNTSMILAAFMIFILPIILVFIGAFIGGIIGENMLVASNRTFQIVGGVIGFLLSAIIVKAFDKHSKADEKAEKIYWDDL; encoded by the coding sequence ATGAAAGCGAGGAATTCTATGAGAGATTTAGAAAAGGGCTCAAATTTAAAGACAAAAAAGAAAAATACGAGTATGATACTAGCTGCGTTCATGATTTTCATTTTGCCAATAATATTGGTATTTATAGGGGCTTTTATAGGTGGAATAATAGGTGAAAATATGCTAGTGGCTTCTAATAGAACTTTTCAAATCGTAGGTGGAGTAATTGGCTTTTTGTTATCAGCTATAATAGTCAAAGCGTTTGATAAACATTCAAAAGCAGATGAAAAGGCTGAGAAGATTTATTGGGATGATTTATAA
- a CDS encoding ECF transporter S component — protein MENKNSRIVKVIQTGVLAALCFVSFTFLSIKIPVGEDAVSLHIGNAFCVLAALLLGGWYGGLSGAIGMTISDLLDPTYAIGAPKTFILKLCIGLITGLIAHKYAKIDESSDKKYIAKWTIIAAIGGLAFNVVFDPIAGYFYKQYILGQPQQMAAALAKISVFATFVNAIVSVILVSIIYNAIRPVLSKSGLLLPVGERKSIVK, from the coding sequence ATGGAAAATAAGAATTCAAGAATTGTAAAAGTAATTCAGACGGGTGTCCTTGCAGCATTATGCTTTGTATCATTTACTTTTCTTTCAATAAAAATACCTGTAGGTGAAGATGCGGTTTCACTGCACATTGGGAATGCGTTTTGTGTATTAGCAGCATTACTTCTAGGAGGCTGGTATGGTGGATTATCAGGGGCTATAGGTATGACAATATCAGATCTATTAGATCCAACATATGCAATCGGAGCACCTAAAACTTTCATTTTAAAGTTATGCATTGGTTTGATAACTGGTTTAATTGCTCATAAATATGCAAAAATAGATGAAAGTAGCGATAAAAAGTATATAGCTAAATGGACCATTATTGCTGCAATTGGAGGATTAGCTTTTAATGTTGTTTTTGATCCTATAGCTGGATATTTTTATAAACAATATATTCTTGGGCAGCCACAGCAAATGGCAGCAGCCTTGGCAAAAATAAGTGTATTTGCAACCTTTGTTAATGCCATAGTATCAGTAATATTAGTAAGTATTATTTATAATGCTATAAGACCCGTTTTATCAAAGTCTGGATTATTATTGCCAGTTGGAGAAAGAAAATCTATAGTAAAATAA
- a CDS encoding NAD(P)/FAD-dependent oxidoreductase, protein MNYDVIIVGAGPAGIFTAYELKKQKPQSKILLVESGKSIDKRHCPKDKTKKCVSCKPYCHITTGFSGAGAFSDGKLSLSYEVGGDLPELAGADLIQEYIDYTDSIYLDFGADTKVEGVGNNEAVKEIRRKAIQGGLKLVDCPIRHLGTEKAQEIYLKIQKHLLNDGVEIKFDTTVKNLLIRNNEVSGVLITDSLTRTNDEEMFSDKVVVATGRKGADWLKDMCIEHKINHSAGPVDIGVRVELRNEVMESVNNVLYESKLIGHPAPFKDKVRTFCQNPGGFVSQENYDNNLAIVNGHSYKDKKSDNTNLAILSSHNFSAPFNEPIEYGQKVAELVNMLGNGKILVQRYGDILDGKRTWEKELYESNVRHTLPDAEAGDLTSAMPYRTMTNILNFIQAMDTVVPGFASRETLLYGPEIKFYSNRIDLDKNFETNIKGLHCLGDSSGWTRGLMMASAMGVIMGRKL, encoded by the coding sequence ATGAATTATGATGTAATAATAGTAGGTGCTGGTCCAGCAGGAATATTTACTGCATATGAACTAAAGAAACAAAAACCTCAATCTAAAATCCTTTTAGTTGAATCAGGGAAGAGCATTGACAAGAGACATTGTCCAAAAGATAAAACTAAAAAGTGTGTGTCATGCAAACCTTATTGTCATATTACTACTGGATTTTCTGGCGCAGGAGCGTTTTCAGATGGAAAGCTATCTTTAAGCTATGAAGTGGGTGGAGATCTACCTGAACTTGCAGGTGCTGATTTAATACAAGAATACATAGACTATACAGATTCAATTTATTTGGACTTTGGAGCAGATACTAAAGTTGAAGGTGTAGGAAATAATGAAGCAGTTAAAGAAATAAGAAGAAAAGCAATACAAGGTGGATTAAAATTAGTAGATTGTCCAATAAGACATTTAGGAACTGAAAAAGCTCAAGAGATATATTTGAAGATTCAAAAACATCTATTAAATGATGGCGTTGAAATTAAATTTGATACAACAGTTAAAAATCTTTTGATAAGAAACAATGAAGTATCTGGGGTATTAATAACAGATTCATTAACTAGAACTAATGATGAAGAAATGTTTTCAGATAAAGTAGTTGTAGCAACAGGTAGAAAAGGGGCTGATTGGTTAAAAGACATGTGTATTGAGCACAAGATAAATCATAGTGCAGGACCAGTTGATATAGGTGTTAGAGTTGAGCTCAGAAATGAAGTAATGGAAAGTGTAAATAATGTACTTTATGAATCGAAACTTATAGGGCATCCAGCACCATTTAAAGATAAGGTTAGGACTTTCTGTCAAAATCCAGGTGGTTTTGTAAGTCAAGAGAATTATGATAATAATTTAGCAATAGTTAATGGCCACTCTTATAAAGATAAGAAATCTGATAATACAAACTTAGCAATTTTAAGTTCACATAATTTTTCGGCTCCTTTCAATGAACCAATTGAATATGGGCAGAAGGTTGCGGAACTTGTTAATATGTTGGGAAATGGAAAAATATTAGTTCAAAGATATGGAGATATATTGGATGGTAAAAGAACTTGGGAAAAGGAATTGTACGAATCAAACGTTAGACATACATTACCAGACGCAGAAGCTGGAGATTTAACATCAGCTATGCCATATAGAACTATGACAAATATTTTAAACTTTATACAAGCCATGGATACAGTAGTTCCAGGATTTGCAAGCAGAGAAACATTATTATATGGTCCAGAAATAAAATTCTACAGTAATAGAATTGATTTAGA